From a region of the Calliphora vicina chromosome 4, idCalVici1.1, whole genome shotgun sequence genome:
- the Imp gene encoding insulin-like growth factor 2 mRNA-binding protein 1 isoform X4 yields MARYQQRAAGGLNGVEFEGNKLHAEQLDKNQRRTQRNQRNPYPGMPGPGRQADFPLRILVQSEMVGAIIGRQGSTIRTITQQSRARVDVHRKENVGSLEKAITIYGNPENCTNACKRILEVMQQEANATNKGEICLKILAHNNLIGRIIGKNGNTIKRIMQETDTKITVSSINDINSFNLERIITVKGAIDNMSRAENQISSKLRQSYENDLQAMAPQSVMFPGLPPMAMMSTPGNGMIFNPSMSYAPCPGFPISKTPAPVVPPVFPNDMQETTYLYIPNNAVGAIIGTKGSHIRSIMRFSNASLKIAPLDNDKPAEQQTERKVTIVGTPEGQWKAQYMIFEKMREEGFMCGTDDVRLTVEILVASSQVGRIIGKGGQNVRELQRVTGSVIKLPEHALAPASGGDEETPVHIIGPFYSVQSAQRRIRAMMLSTNPPPVTKKQKAAKEQQQQQQVAQTSSGSGSQQQQPQQQPTPPQQQQQQSSQQQQQQQQQQQQQQQGASTNQ; encoded by the exons agCTGCTGGTGGTTTAAACGGTGTTGAATTCGAAGGCAACAAATTACACGCCGAGCAATTAGATAAAAATCAACGTCGCACTCAACGCAACCAACGTAATCCATATCCCGGTATGCCAGGCCCCGGACGTCAGGCGGACTTTCCGCTACGCATTTTGGTACAAAGCGAAATGGTGGGTGCCATCATAGGACGCCAGGGCAGCACCATACGCACGATCACACAGCAAAGTCGTGCTCGTGTCGATGTCCATCGAAAAGAAAATGTCGGCTCACTGGAAAAGGCCATAACAATTTATGGCAATCCCGAGAATTGTACAAATGCTTGCAAACGTATACTAGAAGTAATGCAACAGGAAGCCAATGCCACAAATAAGgg tgaaatttgtttaaaaattttggcccACAACAATTTAATCGGCCGTATTATCGGCAAGAATGGCAACACTATTAAGCGCATCATGCAGGAGACCGACACCAAAATCACGGTCAGCTCCATCAATGACATTAACAGTTTTAATTTGGAACGTATTATCACCGTTAAGGGCGCCATTGACAATATGTCGCGTGCAGAAAATCAAATCAGCTCGAAACTGCGTCAAAGCTATGAGAATGATTTACAGGCCATGGCCCCCCAAAGTGTCATGTTCCCCGGTCTGCCACCCATGGCCATGATGTCCACACCGGGCAATGGCATGATCTTTAATCCTAGCATGTCTTATGCCCCCTGCCCCGGTTTTCCCATATCGAAGACACCCGCCCCCGTTGTGCCGCCCGTCTTCCCCAACGATATGCAGGAGACCACATACCTCTATATACCCAATAATGCGGTGGGTGCTATCATTGGTACTAAGGGCTCGCACATACGCAGCATAATGCGTTTCTCGAATGCTTCGCTAAAGATCGCACCACTGGACAACGATAAGCCGGCGGAACAGCAGACGGAACGTAAGGTGACCATTGTGGGTACACCGGAGGGTCAGTGGAAGGCTCAGTATATGATTTTTGAGAAGATGCGTGAGGAGGGCTTTATGTGCGGCACCGATGATGTTAGATTAACTGTGGAAATTTTAGTGGCCAGCTCACAG GTTGGACGTATTATTGGCAAGGGTGGCCAGAATGTACGTGAATTGCAACGTGTCACCGGCAGTGTCATCAAATTGCCCGAACATGCGCTGGCGCCAGCATCGGGCGGTGATGAAGAAACACCCGTACACATAATTGGACCATTTTACAGTGTACAA tCGGCTCAAAGACGCATTAGAGCCATGATGTTGTCTACAAATCCTCCACCCgttaccaaaaaacaaaaagctgccaaagaacaacaacaacagcaacaagttGCTCAAACTTCCTCAGGTAGTGGGTCACAACAACAGCAACCGCAGCAGCAACCTACACCAccacagcaacagcaacaacaatcatcacaacagcagcagcagcaacaacaacagcagcagcagcagcagcagggTGCGAGTACAAATCAGTAA
- the Imp gene encoding insulin-like growth factor 2 mRNA-binding protein 1 isoform X2: MASELDQFAELELSKEDREQIFDPPLDRQQMEGAGTSRAAGGLNGVEFEGNKLHAEQLDKNQRRTQRNQRNPYPGMPGPGRQADFPLRILVQSEMVGAIIGRQGSTIRTITQQSRARVDVHRKENVGSLEKAITIYGNPENCTNACKRILEVMQQEANATNKGEICLKILAHNNLIGRIIGKNGNTIKRIMQETDTKITVSSINDINSFNLERIITVKGAIDNMSRAENQISSKLRQSYENDLQAMAPQSVMFPGLPPMAMMSTPGNGMIFNPSMSYAPCPGFPISKTPAPVVPPVFPNDMQETTYLYIPNNAVGAIIGTKGSHIRSIMRFSNASLKIAPLDNDKPAEQQTERKVTIVGTPEGQWKAQYMIFEKMREEGFMCGTDDVRLTVEILVASSQVGRIIGKGGQNVRELQRVTGSVIKLPEHALAPASGGDEETPVHIIGPFYSVQSAQRRIRAMMLSTNPPPVTKKQKAAKEQQQQQQVAQTSSGSGSQQQQPQQQPTPPQQQQQQSSQQQQQQQQQQQQQQQGASTNQ, from the exons agCTGCTGGTGGTTTAAACGGTGTTGAATTCGAAGGCAACAAATTACACGCCGAGCAATTAGATAAAAATCAACGTCGCACTCAACGCAACCAACGTAATCCATATCCCGGTATGCCAGGCCCCGGACGTCAGGCGGACTTTCCGCTACGCATTTTGGTACAAAGCGAAATGGTGGGTGCCATCATAGGACGCCAGGGCAGCACCATACGCACGATCACACAGCAAAGTCGTGCTCGTGTCGATGTCCATCGAAAAGAAAATGTCGGCTCACTGGAAAAGGCCATAACAATTTATGGCAATCCCGAGAATTGTACAAATGCTTGCAAACGTATACTAGAAGTAATGCAACAGGAAGCCAATGCCACAAATAAGgg tgaaatttgtttaaaaattttggcccACAACAATTTAATCGGCCGTATTATCGGCAAGAATGGCAACACTATTAAGCGCATCATGCAGGAGACCGACACCAAAATCACGGTCAGCTCCATCAATGACATTAACAGTTTTAATTTGGAACGTATTATCACCGTTAAGGGCGCCATTGACAATATGTCGCGTGCAGAAAATCAAATCAGCTCGAAACTGCGTCAAAGCTATGAGAATGATTTACAGGCCATGGCCCCCCAAAGTGTCATGTTCCCCGGTCTGCCACCCATGGCCATGATGTCCACACCGGGCAATGGCATGATCTTTAATCCTAGCATGTCTTATGCCCCCTGCCCCGGTTTTCCCATATCGAAGACACCCGCCCCCGTTGTGCCGCCCGTCTTCCCCAACGATATGCAGGAGACCACATACCTCTATATACCCAATAATGCGGTGGGTGCTATCATTGGTACTAAGGGCTCGCACATACGCAGCATAATGCGTTTCTCGAATGCTTCGCTAAAGATCGCACCACTGGACAACGATAAGCCGGCGGAACAGCAGACGGAACGTAAGGTGACCATTGTGGGTACACCGGAGGGTCAGTGGAAGGCTCAGTATATGATTTTTGAGAAGATGCGTGAGGAGGGCTTTATGTGCGGCACCGATGATGTTAGATTAACTGTGGAAATTTTAGTGGCCAGCTCACAG GTTGGACGTATTATTGGCAAGGGTGGCCAGAATGTACGTGAATTGCAACGTGTCACCGGCAGTGTCATCAAATTGCCCGAACATGCGCTGGCGCCAGCATCGGGCGGTGATGAAGAAACACCCGTACACATAATTGGACCATTTTACAGTGTACAA tCGGCTCAAAGACGCATTAGAGCCATGATGTTGTCTACAAATCCTCCACCCgttaccaaaaaacaaaaagctgccaaagaacaacaacaacagcaacaagttGCTCAAACTTCCTCAGGTAGTGGGTCACAACAACAGCAACCGCAGCAGCAACCTACACCAccacagcaacagcaacaacaatcatcacaacagcagcagcagcaacaacaacagcagcagcagcagcagcagggTGCGAGTACAAATCAGTAA
- the Imp gene encoding insulin-like growth factor 2 mRNA-binding protein 1 isoform X1 codes for MASELDQFAELELSKEDREQIFDPPLDRQQMEGAGTSSVSTSKILISGIPLQTRFEDIEPLLKPYGIVKQCEAVSSKDPQTQTVHITFENNEQAQRAAGGLNGVEFEGNKLHAEQLDKNQRRTQRNQRNPYPGMPGPGRQADFPLRILVQSEMVGAIIGRQGSTIRTITQQSRARVDVHRKENVGSLEKAITIYGNPENCTNACKRILEVMQQEANATNKGEICLKILAHNNLIGRIIGKNGNTIKRIMQETDTKITVSSINDINSFNLERIITVKGAIDNMSRAENQISSKLRQSYENDLQAMAPQSVMFPGLPPMAMMSTPGNGMIFNPSMSYAPCPGFPISKTPAPVVPPVFPNDMQETTYLYIPNNAVGAIIGTKGSHIRSIMRFSNASLKIAPLDNDKPAEQQTERKVTIVGTPEGQWKAQYMIFEKMREEGFMCGTDDVRLTVEILVASSQVGRIIGKGGQNVRELQRVTGSVIKLPEHALAPASGGDEETPVHIIGPFYSVQSAQRRIRAMMLSTNPPPVTKKQKAAKEQQQQQQVAQTSSGSGSQQQQPQQQPTPPQQQQQQSSQQQQQQQQQQQQQQQGASTNQ; via the exons TGTTTCGActtcaaagattttaattagCGGCATACCGCTGCAAACTCGTTTCGAAGACATCGAACCTCTTTTGAAGCCATATGGCATCGTCAAACAATGTGAGGCTGTCTCTAGTAAGGACCCACAAACTCAGACTGTTCATATAACATTCGAGAATAATGAACAAGCTCAAAG agCTGCTGGTGGTTTAAACGGTGTTGAATTCGAAGGCAACAAATTACACGCCGAGCAATTAGATAAAAATCAACGTCGCACTCAACGCAACCAACGTAATCCATATCCCGGTATGCCAGGCCCCGGACGTCAGGCGGACTTTCCGCTACGCATTTTGGTACAAAGCGAAATGGTGGGTGCCATCATAGGACGCCAGGGCAGCACCATACGCACGATCACACAGCAAAGTCGTGCTCGTGTCGATGTCCATCGAAAAGAAAATGTCGGCTCACTGGAAAAGGCCATAACAATTTATGGCAATCCCGAGAATTGTACAAATGCTTGCAAACGTATACTAGAAGTAATGCAACAGGAAGCCAATGCCACAAATAAGgg tgaaatttgtttaaaaattttggcccACAACAATTTAATCGGCCGTATTATCGGCAAGAATGGCAACACTATTAAGCGCATCATGCAGGAGACCGACACCAAAATCACGGTCAGCTCCATCAATGACATTAACAGTTTTAATTTGGAACGTATTATCACCGTTAAGGGCGCCATTGACAATATGTCGCGTGCAGAAAATCAAATCAGCTCGAAACTGCGTCAAAGCTATGAGAATGATTTACAGGCCATGGCCCCCCAAAGTGTCATGTTCCCCGGTCTGCCACCCATGGCCATGATGTCCACACCGGGCAATGGCATGATCTTTAATCCTAGCATGTCTTATGCCCCCTGCCCCGGTTTTCCCATATCGAAGACACCCGCCCCCGTTGTGCCGCCCGTCTTCCCCAACGATATGCAGGAGACCACATACCTCTATATACCCAATAATGCGGTGGGTGCTATCATTGGTACTAAGGGCTCGCACATACGCAGCATAATGCGTTTCTCGAATGCTTCGCTAAAGATCGCACCACTGGACAACGATAAGCCGGCGGAACAGCAGACGGAACGTAAGGTGACCATTGTGGGTACACCGGAGGGTCAGTGGAAGGCTCAGTATATGATTTTTGAGAAGATGCGTGAGGAGGGCTTTATGTGCGGCACCGATGATGTTAGATTAACTGTGGAAATTTTAGTGGCCAGCTCACAG GTTGGACGTATTATTGGCAAGGGTGGCCAGAATGTACGTGAATTGCAACGTGTCACCGGCAGTGTCATCAAATTGCCCGAACATGCGCTGGCGCCAGCATCGGGCGGTGATGAAGAAACACCCGTACACATAATTGGACCATTTTACAGTGTACAA tCGGCTCAAAGACGCATTAGAGCCATGATGTTGTCTACAAATCCTCCACCCgttaccaaaaaacaaaaagctgccaaagaacaacaacaacagcaacaagttGCTCAAACTTCCTCAGGTAGTGGGTCACAACAACAGCAACCGCAGCAGCAACCTACACCAccacagcaacagcaacaacaatcatcacaacagcagcagcagcaacaacaacagcagcagcagcagcagcagggTGCGAGTACAAATCAGTAA
- the Imp gene encoding insulin-like growth factor 2 mRNA-binding protein 1 isoform X3, translated as MFKADKFCYKFKMLVTRAAGGLNGVEFEGNKLHAEQLDKNQRRTQRNQRNPYPGMPGPGRQADFPLRILVQSEMVGAIIGRQGSTIRTITQQSRARVDVHRKENVGSLEKAITIYGNPENCTNACKRILEVMQQEANATNKGEICLKILAHNNLIGRIIGKNGNTIKRIMQETDTKITVSSINDINSFNLERIITVKGAIDNMSRAENQISSKLRQSYENDLQAMAPQSVMFPGLPPMAMMSTPGNGMIFNPSMSYAPCPGFPISKTPAPVVPPVFPNDMQETTYLYIPNNAVGAIIGTKGSHIRSIMRFSNASLKIAPLDNDKPAEQQTERKVTIVGTPEGQWKAQYMIFEKMREEGFMCGTDDVRLTVEILVASSQVGRIIGKGGQNVRELQRVTGSVIKLPEHALAPASGGDEETPVHIIGPFYSVQSAQRRIRAMMLSTNPPPVTKKQKAAKEQQQQQQVAQTSSGSGSQQQQPQQQPTPPQQQQQQSSQQQQQQQQQQQQQQQGASTNQ; from the exons ATGTTTAAAGCAGACAAGTTTTGTTACAAATTCAAAATGCTGGTGACAAG agCTGCTGGTGGTTTAAACGGTGTTGAATTCGAAGGCAACAAATTACACGCCGAGCAATTAGATAAAAATCAACGTCGCACTCAACGCAACCAACGTAATCCATATCCCGGTATGCCAGGCCCCGGACGTCAGGCGGACTTTCCGCTACGCATTTTGGTACAAAGCGAAATGGTGGGTGCCATCATAGGACGCCAGGGCAGCACCATACGCACGATCACACAGCAAAGTCGTGCTCGTGTCGATGTCCATCGAAAAGAAAATGTCGGCTCACTGGAAAAGGCCATAACAATTTATGGCAATCCCGAGAATTGTACAAATGCTTGCAAACGTATACTAGAAGTAATGCAACAGGAAGCCAATGCCACAAATAAGgg tgaaatttgtttaaaaattttggcccACAACAATTTAATCGGCCGTATTATCGGCAAGAATGGCAACACTATTAAGCGCATCATGCAGGAGACCGACACCAAAATCACGGTCAGCTCCATCAATGACATTAACAGTTTTAATTTGGAACGTATTATCACCGTTAAGGGCGCCATTGACAATATGTCGCGTGCAGAAAATCAAATCAGCTCGAAACTGCGTCAAAGCTATGAGAATGATTTACAGGCCATGGCCCCCCAAAGTGTCATGTTCCCCGGTCTGCCACCCATGGCCATGATGTCCACACCGGGCAATGGCATGATCTTTAATCCTAGCATGTCTTATGCCCCCTGCCCCGGTTTTCCCATATCGAAGACACCCGCCCCCGTTGTGCCGCCCGTCTTCCCCAACGATATGCAGGAGACCACATACCTCTATATACCCAATAATGCGGTGGGTGCTATCATTGGTACTAAGGGCTCGCACATACGCAGCATAATGCGTTTCTCGAATGCTTCGCTAAAGATCGCACCACTGGACAACGATAAGCCGGCGGAACAGCAGACGGAACGTAAGGTGACCATTGTGGGTACACCGGAGGGTCAGTGGAAGGCTCAGTATATGATTTTTGAGAAGATGCGTGAGGAGGGCTTTATGTGCGGCACCGATGATGTTAGATTAACTGTGGAAATTTTAGTGGCCAGCTCACAG GTTGGACGTATTATTGGCAAGGGTGGCCAGAATGTACGTGAATTGCAACGTGTCACCGGCAGTGTCATCAAATTGCCCGAACATGCGCTGGCGCCAGCATCGGGCGGTGATGAAGAAACACCCGTACACATAATTGGACCATTTTACAGTGTACAA tCGGCTCAAAGACGCATTAGAGCCATGATGTTGTCTACAAATCCTCCACCCgttaccaaaaaacaaaaagctgccaaagaacaacaacaacagcaacaagttGCTCAAACTTCCTCAGGTAGTGGGTCACAACAACAGCAACCGCAGCAGCAACCTACACCAccacagcaacagcaacaacaatcatcacaacagcagcagcagcaacaacaacagcagcagcagcagcagcagggTGCGAGTACAAATCAGTAA